One genomic region from Gossypium hirsutum isolate 1008001.06 chromosome D13, Gossypium_hirsutum_v2.1, whole genome shotgun sequence encodes:
- the LOC107954153 gene encoding B3 domain-containing transcription factor VRN1 isoform X2 produces the protein MPRPFFHKLILSTTLQEKKLRIPDNFVKKFRDELSVAAALTVPDGHVWRVGIKKVDNKVWFQEGWQEFLERYYIRVGYVLVFRYEGNSAFSVSIFNLYNSEINYQTNALVGTQYNHGKQYPFEQLEDDECISPALQNLFGGSKLNNCINWGGDANLQTSKGVNNQPIRGSGAMKPEPKKRGRKRKFDPNVQDSSAGREDDVDMRFRCYESASARKRTVTAEERERAINAAKAFEPTNPFCRVVLRPSYLYRGCIMYLPSCFAEKHLSGVSGSIKLQLPDGRQWSVRCLYKGGKAKFSQGWYEFTLENNLGEGDVCVFELLRSREFVLKVTVFRVMESGGLMHRSQ, from the exons ATGCCACGCCCTTTTTTTCATAAGCTTATTCTCTCTACCACCCTCCAAGAAAAGAAACTG AGGATCCCTGATAACTTCGTTAAGAAATTCAGGGATGAACTTTCTGTTGCTGCCGCTCTCACTGTTCCTGACGGTCATGTTTGGCGTGTAGGAATAAAGAAAGTTGACAACAAGGTTTGGTTTCAGGAAGGTTGGCAGGAGTTTCTAGAGCGTTACTATATTCGTGTTGGCTACGTATTGGTTTTCAGATATGAAGGAAATTCTGCTTTCAGTGTTAGTATATTTAATTTGTACAACTCGGAAATAAACTATCAGACTAATGCCCTCGTTGGTACTCAATACAATCACGGAAAACAATATCCATTTGAACAACTTGAAGATGATGAATGCATCTCTCCAGCACTTCAGAATTTGTTTGGTGGGTCTAAACTTAACAACTGCATAAACTGGGGTGGTGATGCCAATCTTCAAACTTCAAAGGGTGTGAATAATCAACCTATTCGAG GTTCAGGTGCAATGAAACCAGAACCAAAAAAGCGTGGGAGAAAGCGGAAGTTTGATCCTA ACGTGCAGGATTCATCTGCTGGACGTGAAGATGATGTTGATATGCGCTTTAGATGTTATGAAAGTGCTTCAGCCCGAAAGAGAACCGTGACAGCTGAAGAAAGAGAGAGAGCAATCAATGCAGCCAAAGCATTTGAGCCAACTAACCCTTTCTGCAGGGTCGTCTTGCGACCATCATATCTGTACAGGGGATGCATTATG TACTTACCGTCGTGCTTTGCTGAGAAGCATCTAAGTGGGGTTTCTGGATCCATTAAACTTCAGCTTCCTGATGGGAGACAGTGGTCTGTAAGATGTCTTTATAAAGGAGGCAAGGCTAAATTCAGTCAGGGATGGTATGAATTTACATTGGAGAATAATTTGGGAGAAGGGGATGTTTGTGTTTTTGAGCTGCTCAGATCGAGGGAATTTGTGCTCAAAGTTACTGTATTTCGTGTAATGGAAAGTGGTGGACTAATGCATCGGTCTCAATAA
- the LOC107954153 gene encoding B3 domain-containing transcription factor VRN1 isoform X1: MPRPFFHKLILSTTLQEKKLRIPDNFVKKFRDELSVAAALTVPDGHVWRVGIKKVDNKVWFQEGWQEFLERYYIRVGYVLVFRYEGNSAFSVSIFNLYNSEINYQTNALVGTQYNHGKQYPFEQLEDDECISPALQNLFGGSKLNNCINWGGDANLQTSKGVNNQPIRVKLHTSGSGAMKPEPKKRGRKRKFDPNVQDSSAGREDDVDMRFRCYESASARKRTVTAEERERAINAAKAFEPTNPFCRVVLRPSYLYRGCIMYLPSCFAEKHLSGVSGSIKLQLPDGRQWSVRCLYKGGKAKFSQGWYEFTLENNLGEGDVCVFELLRSREFVLKVTVFRVMESGGLMHRSQ, translated from the exons ATGCCACGCCCTTTTTTTCATAAGCTTATTCTCTCTACCACCCTCCAAGAAAAGAAACTG AGGATCCCTGATAACTTCGTTAAGAAATTCAGGGATGAACTTTCTGTTGCTGCCGCTCTCACTGTTCCTGACGGTCATGTTTGGCGTGTAGGAATAAAGAAAGTTGACAACAAGGTTTGGTTTCAGGAAGGTTGGCAGGAGTTTCTAGAGCGTTACTATATTCGTGTTGGCTACGTATTGGTTTTCAGATATGAAGGAAATTCTGCTTTCAGTGTTAGTATATTTAATTTGTACAACTCGGAAATAAACTATCAGACTAATGCCCTCGTTGGTACTCAATACAATCACGGAAAACAATATCCATTTGAACAACTTGAAGATGATGAATGCATCTCTCCAGCACTTCAGAATTTGTTTGGTGGGTCTAAACTTAACAACTGCATAAACTGGGGTGGTGATGCCAATCTTCAAACTTCAAAGGGTGTGAATAATCAACCTATTCGAG TCAAATTGCATACTTCAGGTTCAGGTGCAATGAAACCAGAACCAAAAAAGCGTGGGAGAAAGCGGAAGTTTGATCCTA ACGTGCAGGATTCATCTGCTGGACGTGAAGATGATGTTGATATGCGCTTTAGATGTTATGAAAGTGCTTCAGCCCGAAAGAGAACCGTGACAGCTGAAGAAAGAGAGAGAGCAATCAATGCAGCCAAAGCATTTGAGCCAACTAACCCTTTCTGCAGGGTCGTCTTGCGACCATCATATCTGTACAGGGGATGCATTATG TACTTACCGTCGTGCTTTGCTGAGAAGCATCTAAGTGGGGTTTCTGGATCCATTAAACTTCAGCTTCCTGATGGGAGACAGTGGTCTGTAAGATGTCTTTATAAAGGAGGCAAGGCTAAATTCAGTCAGGGATGGTATGAATTTACATTGGAGAATAATTTGGGAGAAGGGGATGTTTGTGTTTTTGAGCTGCTCAGATCGAGGGAATTTGTGCTCAAAGTTACTGTATTTCGTGTAATGGAAAGTGGTGGACTAATGCATCGGTCTCAATAA